ttaacgttggatatttcttggacactattcagtctatcagtaccaaatttggcaagatggtgtatgatgacaaggccccaaaaaacatacatagcatcttgaccttgcttcaaggtcaaggtcgcaggggccataaatgttgcctaaaaaacagctatttttcacattttctctgaagtttttgagattcaatacctcacctatatatgatatatagggcaaagtaagccccatcttttgataccagtttggtttaccttgcttcaaggtcaaggtcacaggagctcttcaaagttggattgtatacatattttgaagtgaccttgaccctgaactatggaagataactgtttcaaacttaaaaattatgtggggcacatgttatgcttacatcatgagacacatttggtcacatatgatcaaggtcaaggtcactttgacccttatgaaatgtgaccaaaaaaaaaaaggtagtgaaccgctaaaagtgaccatatctcatggtagaaagagccaataagcaccattgtacttcctatgtcttgaattaacagctttgtgttgcatgaccttggatgaccttgaccttgggtcaaggtcacatgtattttggtaggaaaaatgtgtaaagcagttcttagtgtatgatgtcattgctaggtttagttatttgaaggtcaaggtcatgtataggtcaaggtcatgcatgtgagtcgtatgggctttgcccttcttgttttggtAAGCGGTCcctctgattgtgtgtgtgtgtgtgtgtgtgtgtgtgtgtgtgtgcgtgcgtgtgtgcgtgcgtctgtgtgtgtgtatgtgtgtgtgcgtgcgtgtgtgtgtgtatgtgtgtgtgcgtgcgtgtgtgtgtgtttgtgtgtgtgtgtgtgtgtgtgtgtgtgttacactcGTGTTTTGATCGTTGTCATAACTGGTGTGACTGTGTGTTGCAGATGTTCTACACGATGAACTTCAGCGTGTCCAACCCTCGCGCCATGCGGACACCAGAGCCGGACATCAGTCTCAGTGGGGTGGTGCCGAATCAGCCATCAGGTCAGTATATAATGTAGTGTTGTTTCAAGCCCCAGGGGTCAATAGGTCCTAATGTCCTAGCTTTGTCCGCATGGCAAGAAGGTTGCATGGTGATCAGAAGAGCTCAGGCATGTCAAAACTCTCGGACGGCAGGGGTCAGAATAATGCGTCAGATCAAAATAGTATGCGTCAATGACCGAAGACGGCGGCTTGGGAACAATACTGTATTATGTTATAGtgtgagacaatgacaaaagatGACGTTTTCATGTCCGTGTCACAAATGACATGACCAGTATATATTTGTCTTTCTGGGAATCTATTATCTTGTTGATATTCTCAAAACTTGTTCAAAATTGCGTGTCAAATGGAACGGGAAAGTTTAAATCATAATCTAAACTTCTTGTATGAAGGTTATTTCCCGCTCCAAACTTTCTCAAATCGCCTCAAGAGGTACGTAGTTCGGAAGTCGGTTATGAATATTGACACCACACACCTGAAATACCTTGAAGTAGTGTTAGAACCTTAattaaggcacacaaaaaaagaggtctgtttacggtaacataggccaaaaaaatagggtcggtaagtcgggattttttttttcttcaaaaaaaccatatttttacgttatttttattatttttttttcccaaatgccaaaacaaaggctagggtcgcgcgaaaaaaatagggtcggtcgggttaccgtaaacagacctattttttttttgttggccaaAACTATCTTCTGTTAGCAGTGTTTCGTGTTCTCCGTGTTTACCTTTGCTTTGTCTTACTTTTCGACCCAAACAGAGCCCAACGAATGGTTGTGTGATGCGCCCGCAGCGTGTTGGCATACATACATGTGCTTGTCACATCCCGCTTTCAGCCTTCACCGCCGGCTAGCCAAGCTGCTTGCAGCACCGGCGAAAAAGAGAGCAGCCTTGCGTAAGTCTCTCCCTGCCAGTaagcctctccacaacaagtccTATGCAAGCTTTAAAGCAACCCTCCACGAGGTGTTGGGTGGTAACTGGGGGCCTTATGTCCCCAGGCAGAATTGCAAGGGCGCGGAGGAGGTTTGGCCCCGAACATGCGGCAGTGCAGGCCCACCGGTGCGTGGACACGCCCTGGCGCCCATGAACCAAACCCCCAGGTATGGGTTACCTACAAAGACTCTACGTCCCAACGGCTGACCAGGCGGACGAGGAGAGTGTACTCCCAACGGCTGTGAAGGCGGAAGAGGACCCTTAGTCTCACATCCCAACGGTAAAACAGGCGGACGAGGAGCTCCCAACGGCTGTTTTAGCGGATGAAGATGCCCCATGTTTTTGCTGCTTTCACAAGCGCCGGGTTGGAAAGACTCGTCAGCCCTGATAGGCAGCTTTCCTAGGAGAAGGACACTCGGAAGTCAAACCCGGCCAGATGAGGGCCGATAACCGTGTGAGGAAACTTGTCTAGGACAAGGAAAAGTCCAAAATCACACCCACGAAGGcctaccgaagacggaagacactgACCTTCAGGGTGAGGTGAGAACCGAGTGTCTACGCATCACCGACAAATATGGTTGTGTCTACATCATTGAAACGTGATGGTGTCGTCTCTGTGGGCAGCCAGGCAGAGACGGTGCCGGGCCCCCAGCCTCAAAGGGGCCCACCCTCAGCGACTGGTATCTCTGACCCCCATCATGTAGCTGGTACGGGGCAGAGTAAAGCGACCGGCTATAACCTCAAGATCTGTCAGTGGAATGCTGAGGGAGTCCGAGCCAAGAAACTCGAGCTCCAAAACTTCCTCAAGAACCAAAACATCGATGTCTGCTGTATACAGGAGACTCATCTCAACCCAAATCATCGCTTCTCCATCAGAGGCTACGAGACCTTTAGAAGAGACCGAGATAATGGGCCAAAAGGAGGACTTCTCACCCTGGTAAAGAACACCCATCCAGCGGCGGAAATCTACTCTGCAGGCGAAGACACAGAAGTCCTTGGAATTAAACTTCTGCTAGAAAGCAAACCATTGTCCATTTTCAACATCTACTCCCCACCACCAAAACAGGTCCGACTCCAAGCTCTTCAGCCTGAAAGAGAAAGGTGGATAATTGTTGGAGATTTCAACAGCCACTCTCCCAGTTGGGGCTACCCGAATCTTGACCACAAAGGCGAAGAGGTGGAAGACTGGATTATCACCAATCAGATGGTGCTCATCAACCACCCTGATGACCCCCACACCTACTACTCCAGGGCGTGGCGAACAACAAGCTGCCCAGACCTTGCCATCGCAACGGACGATGTAGCCAAAGTCACGCGACGACAGGTGGAACAACAGCTAGGAGGAAGCGACCACAAACCTGTCACCCTCCACATTGAGCAAGACTCTAGGCCTTCCAGCAGAAAGCAGTGCCCAAGCTGGAACTACAAAAAAGCAAATTGGACAAACTTCCAAAGCAAAGCAGAAACAAACTGCAAAAATCTCAACTTCGGGCAACATCACCTAAACAGCAAAGTAGAGTTCTTCACTGCAGCCATCCTGAAAGCAGCAAAGGACTCAATACCTAGAGGCAGAAGGAAGACCTACACCCCTGGTTGGAACAACGAGCTCCAACAACTCCACAACACCGTCACCGAACTCAGAGAGAACATGGAACAGTCCCCTACAGACCAGAATACAGCCTCTCACAACAAAGCCAAAGCAGAATACACACGCCAGAAGCTTCAACAAACTCGCGCAGCATGGCATGAAAAAACCTCTTCCCTAAACCtggaaaaagacacaaacagGCTGTGGAAGCTCACCAAGCTGCTGAACGAAGACAACCCAGAACGTCGGCAAACTGTCCTAGAGTCAGACGGGGAACTCCTCACACAAAAGAAAGCAGCCAACCACCTGGCACATCACTACCAACATGAGAGCAGTGTCAAGCTTCCACGAGAACGGACAAGACTGGCCAGAACACAAATACAGGAGCGGCAGAACCAGAGACCAACGGATAGATGCATGCAAGAAGCCATCAGCATGAATGAAATTGAAGCCGCCATCAAACAGCTTAAACCCAAAAAAGCACCCGGACCGGATGGTGTCACCAATGAAATGCTAAAACACCTCGGACCTCTTGCCAAAAGAACACTACTGAAACTCTTCAATGAGTCATGGAAAACCGGCAGTGTTCCAGCCATATGGAAGAAGGCAACCATCATCCCTATCCACaagaagggaaaagaaaagaagaacccAAACAGCTACCGACCAATCAGTCTCCTCAGCTGCCTGGGCAAACTCTTGGAGAGAGTGATCAACAGAAGGCTCCTTTACTTTCTTGAAGACCGTAACATTCTGTCACCAACACAAACTGGATACAGAAGGCACAGAAGCACAGAAGACCAGCTAGCCCTCATTGCCCAAGACATAGAAAATGCGTTccaggaaaagaaaaaagtggTCGCCGTGTTCTTTGACCTGACGAAGGCTTTTGACAAAGTGTGGAGAGAGGGCCTTCTGCTGAAGGTGCTTGAGAGCGGGGTTTCTGGAAGGATGTTCAGATGGATCCGGGGCTTCCTGCATGAACGATCAGCAAGAGTCAAGTTGGACGGACACTTGAGCCACAGTGTGAAGATGAGAGAAGGAGTTCCCCAGGGAGGCGTTATATCACCAACTCTCTTTCTCCTGTacatcaacaacatcaccaCTGTTCTCCCCCGCCATGTCTCCAACACTCTGCACGCAGATGATCTTGCCATCTGGAGTACAGCAGACCTGGCCACATCTGCAGCATGCAGGATCCAGACAGCTGTGCACGACGTACACCAGTGGACAGAAGACTGGGGTCTTCAGGTCAGCGAAGTCAAAACTCAGGCTACTGTGTTCTCCCTCTCCACCACCAAAGAGAAAGTCACCATCAAGCTCGGCGACAGAACCCTGCCCCAAGTTGAGACTCCCACTTTTCTCGGGGTAAAACTGGATCCACGTCTCTCTTGGAAGCCCCAGATCGAAGACATGGAGAAAAGGGGGATCAAGAGGCTTGCCTTGATGAAGAAGCTCTCGGGAACACATTGGGGGGCCAACTCCAAGATACTGAAGACTGTGTACACAGGAACAGTTCGCCCAGTGCTGGAGTATGGGGCAAGTGCTTGGGCAACCGCAGCCAAGACGCACACCAACAAACTGGACCGGGTCCAAAACTTTGGCCTCAGGATAATCCTTGGGGCCATGAAATCTACTCCTATTGCCGCAATGGAAAAGACAGTTGGAGTTGAACCCCTTGAGAGCCGACAGCGAAGCAAGCTTCTTGCACATGCCGAAAAGATGAAGAGGCTACCAGACCACCCCCTGCATGACAAACTAAAAAGCCTGACAAAGAACAGGCTAAAACGGAAAAGCTTGAACCATCTTGTCAAGGAAGAGCAACGCATGCAGGCTGACATCTTGACGGCAAACATCGAACTGTGCGAGAAACTTGATCCAACCAACTGGCCCCCAAAAACCCTTAAAGCTGAAGTCAGAACCACCATCCCTGGCATTACTGTGAAGGGAGACCAGAGTGACGCTGTGCTGAAAGCTCTGACAATGGAAGAGATCGACAAGCGCTACCCTGCAGCTAGATGGACACACATCTTTACCGACGGATCAGCTGAAGACGCCACAAGAAACGGAGGATGTGGCGTATTCATCAAGAAACCAGGCCTGCCCCCAGTCTCGGTCTCAGCATCCGGAGGGAGATTGTGCTCCAACTACAAGGCTGAAGTTCTGGCACTCCACAAAGCCACAGAGACAGTCCTGCAGTGGGAAACCCGTCCCAAGAAAGCTGTCTTTCTTTCAGACTCTTTGTCAGCACTCCAGGCCTTGTGTTCGGGCAATCCAGACTCGACCATGGAACACCTGATGCAAAACATCAACACACTGGCCCAAACCACAGCGGTTGTCCTGCAGTGGATCCCCGCACACACGGGGATTGTGGGCAACGAAGTGGCGGATCGGCTGGCAAAGGAGGGCAGCAAAACTGAGCAGCAACCCTCTGATCTCACTTACAGTGAAGCCAGGACCCTAATCCGAAACAGGCAAAAATCCaccttcaaaaagaaaaacaatggatATAATCCACACGAAGATGCCCTCCATCAGCTCACTCGTCACGAGCAGACCATTGTCTTCCGCCTCCGGACAGGCCACTGTGGACTAAACAGCCACCTAAAAAGGATCGGCATCAGACAGTCGGCCCTGTGCCATTGTGGAAAGGCGGACCAGACACCGGACCActtcctgcagacctgccaacTCCACTGCAGTGAGAGGAAACATGTCTGGCCCACAGGGACATCGCTGCACACCAAGCTATGGGGCAGCACTCAGGACCTGGAAatgacagcccacttcgtcaacatcacgggccaaagaatctagacacagccatcgtcgaacgctgaagaagaagaagacccaaACAGAAACGGAATCGATTTCCTGAACTTAATAGTTTGTTGTCTGCTAGACGTGTACGTTCCGGACAGCGCTGGAAAAAATATTAAAGAAGAGTCGGCACTCAAACACAAAGGAGTCAGGCTGGTTCTGCTATTCATATTCATGTAATTGATTATCATAGCTATAGACTGTATGgagcatttttgagtcacttgagaaaaagtgactctatgtaatcggtcagtgttagtctgtccggccggccggccgtccggccggccgtccggccggccgtccgtagacaccaccttaacgttggacttttctcggaaactatcaaagcgatcgggctcatattttgtttagtcgtgacctccaatgacctctacactttaacgatggtttcgttgacctttgacctttttcaaggtcacaggtcagcgtcaaaggacaaattagacattaacgttggacttttctcggaaactatcaaagcgatcgggctcatattttgtttagtcgtgacctccaatgacctctacactttaacgatggtttcgttgacctttgacctttttcaaggtcacaggtcagcgtcaaaggaaaaattagacattttatatctttgacaaagttcatcggatgtgattgaaactttgtaggattattctttacatcaaagtatttacatctgtagccttttacgaacgttatcagaaaaacaagggagataactagccttttctgttcggcaacacacaacttaacgttgggcttttctcggaaactataaaagtgaccgggctcaaattttatgtgaacgtgactcattgtgttgtgaatagcaatttcttcctgtccatctgatgcctcatataatattcagaactgcgaaagtgactcgatcgagcgtttgctcttcttgttttttaataaaTCGTTGCATCGCCACAATGTCCCCagacaataggtcagttggaccaGGACTGAAAATATGTGGAGGTCCAAATGTTCTAGCTACAATAACAATTCACTGTTTAGCCAAAGAGAGATCATAATGTCAAATCTGTTGGACTGTCGACCGGTAAGTGTTCAGAACAATGCGTcagataaaaaaagaaagaaaaaagtatgGGTCAATGACGGAAGGCCGAGGgttgggaacaacactgcagtCATATGGCAGCAAATGTCCCTTTTACTTCAAAACGTCAGATTCACCAGAAAACGTCCCCCAAATGGCGTCGTGGACAGTGTATGTTTAAACCGCAGTTTGCGTTTGTTTTAGTGTATGTTAAAACCACAGTTTGTGcttgtttcagtgtgtgtttaAAACCATGGTTTGCGCTTTTTGTCAGTGTATGTTAAAACCACAGATTGCGTTTGTTTCAGTGCATGGTAAAAACCATGGTTTGCGCTTGTTTCAGTGTATGTTAAAACCACAGTTTGCGTTTGTTTCAGTGTATGTTAAAACCACAGTTTGCGCTTGTTTCAGTGCATGGTTAAACCATGGTTTGCGCTTGTTTCAGTGTATGTTTTTACCACAGATTGCGTTTGTTTCAGTGTATGTTTAAACCATGGTTTCCCTTGTTTCAGTGTTCAAAGTGAGCTTGCCGTGCTCAGGTCTGATGAGCGCTGAAGTGGATGTACGCATGCAGATGAACATCAACATCTTCTCGGCTTCCAACCTTACCGTGCTCAACTTTAAGCGCCAGAAAGTCTGCCTCAAAGGTCAGTGGTAAAAGAGTATGTTTTGGTGtattgttcgttcgttcgtttgattgtttgtttgaaggCTATACTGCCCTCTATCACACAAGAGTGGTGGTGgtatgggtgggggggggggggggggcatactgAGTGCACACgatgtttgttctttcctttttgactcacatgcgaagcaaaagtgagtctatgtactcacccgagtcgtccgtccgtccgtcccccccggacgtccgtccggaaaactttaacgttggatatttcttggacactattcagtctatcagtaccaaatttggcaagatggtgtatgatgacaaggccccaaaaacatacatagcatcttgaccttgcttcaaggttaAGGTCgtaggggccataaatgttgtctaagaaacagctatttttcacatttttcccattttctctgaagtttttgagattcaatacctcacctatatatgatatatagggcaaagtaagccccatcttttgataccatttattttaccttgcttcaaggtcaaggtcacaggagctcttcaaagttggattgtatacatattttgaagtgaccttgaccctgaactatggaagataactgtttcaaacttaaaaattatgtggggcacatgttatgctttcatcatgagacacatttggtcacatatgatcaaggtcaaggtcactttgacccttatgaaatgtgaccaaaataaggtagtgaaccactaaaagtgaccatatctcatggtagaaagagccaataagcaccattgtacttcctatgtcttgaattaacagctttgtgttgcatgaccttggatgaccttgaccttgggtcaaggtcacatgtattttggtaggaaaaatgtgtaaagcagttcttagtgtatgatgtcattgctaggtttagttatttgaccttgaccctgaaggtcaaggtcatgtaaaggtcaaggtcaagcatgtgagtcgtatgggctttgcccttcttgtttgattagttttttttttaatgttgtgtgtttgtttttggacattgtgtgtgtttgttaacatgttgttttcattgatcGCCCATTGCTTAACTCTTTTGAATTAAaggactctctctgtctgtgtctctgtctgtctgtctgtctgtctgtctgtctgtctgtctgtctctctcgctctctctctctctctctctctctctctctctctctctctctctctctctctctctctctctgtgtgcgcatgcgtgttTTTATGAGTGTGTTGAGGTTTTCCAACCTAAACAATTTGCagaagtacgtgtgtgtgtgagtgccggtggggggggggggggggggggggggtgcggatTGTTGTGTCCAGAAGCTCGTTTGTCCATTACTCTCAATTATTTTCAACGTTTAGTAGTTTTGTTCTTAGCAGTAGATCATGGTATCAGTGTTGATGAATATTTTACTATTCTCCTCAGTCAGACAAAGACTCGAAAGAGTCAGATTTCACTTTCAAGGTTGTGTTTATTCGAGGTGTTTTTGTTTAGAGAAGAGCTGTGTCTGCACGAGACCGTACTGGGCAGTTGAGGCAGTTGGTATATTTGCATAAGTCGGCTAGTGCTAAGTGGTCATATTGAGCAGGTCAGTTTGTATATTTTTCCGTGTCCAAGACTGGTGAAAGTAATGCAGGGGGAAAAGCTGAAAGAGAACGTTTCTGCGTGAGCGAACGTTCGGATTTCGAAGTTTTTGGGCGAACGTGTCAGATGAGAAAGGTTTGCTTGATGGTCAGTCTGCTTTAGTGATAACTTGGTTTACACACTTCTTATGTTTTTTTTCTCGAGCACGTATATTTGTCGAAGACAGAGTAATCGACTTCTGCAATTGAGGTGTTCTTGAATGTTGTTGAAGCTTCGGATTTGTAACGCTGCACACTTCTGAGGTTTGATGACTTCCAAACATTCCACAAATCTGGTTGACTCTCgtcaattttcaaggtcgtcGAGGGTCAAGTTCGGGCCAAAAAGTGGGCTATTATCAATTTCCCACATATCAGCTTTGAAACTTAACACGCTTCCATAGTTTGATAACCTCCAGACATGAACAGTCTGGTTGACCCTCACAAATTTCAAGGTCGCAGTCGGGTAAGGTTCGGTTCAACAAATGAAAAAATTGTGATTTTCTTGAACGTTCTTGGAGCAGAGTCATTAATATTGTAATGTAGTTACTGACTGCAACAACTTAATTTGACTGATTGGGTAAATTGGCCAGTTTTGTGTATGTGAGCCAAAATTGGTACTTCCATGGGAATACTGGTTTGGAAAGTGGCTTGTACGATCACTGATGTACAGGCTCAGCATTAGACAGAATGCACTCGAGCGTGGGCGAAGATTCGTTAAACCAAACTTTCTGATTCCAGCCGCAAACGCTAACAATGCAGAGAACACAGAAATCTCGAGAAAGGTGGTACATAGAAAGAAACTCGCCAACAATTCCGTTGAACCCCAAAGGAATCAAAAATGTCACACAGTATAGTAACATACAACATAGAAAGAAACTTGCCAGCCGATGATTCCGTAGACCCAAGACAGAATCCAAAATTTCACACAGTAACatacaacaaagaaagaaacttgcCAGCAATTTGGAACCCAGAAAGACTAAGCCATTTCAGTAACACAGAACACAGAAAGAAACTTGCCAGCGATTTCGTAGCTTGAGCTCCCCATGTCATCGAGCCTGTGGGGTTATTGCCGGCGACTTTCATCGCTAGGCCCCCTTGGCTCCCTGGACCGCGCAGCATTCCTGTCCAGGGCGCACAACCTGTGATCGCTTACAAAGAAAGCAACGCAGCGCACGTGCATGGTGAAAAAGACTTTTGTGACGCGTTCTGTGTTCTCTGAAAACTTTTAGAGACCGGAGAgaactctttttttttaggggagggggggggtgccttgggcttggtgtgtgtgtgtgtgtgtgtgtgtgtgtgtgtgtgtgtgtgtgcaccttgCCTTTCGATAGACAAGGGCGAATACTTACCTGGTGTTGGAAGTTTTGGGTTATGGAGGTGCAAGACGTGGAATTCTCATGAGATTGTCTGGAAGGAAGTGTTTTGCTTGGAGCCGCCAACCGGGTCACCTTTGACAGACACTGCCAGTCAAGCGTGGCAGCCGCAACTTTTGATCATAACTTCGCTTACATTTTGAGGGAGGGCCGGGGAGGGGGGTTTGACAAAAGGGGGTGTTCTTCGTTGGAGGTAGCTGATTATTTTCATCTGATGCTATGGTTATGTAATTATATCGTAATCCATTGTTTTGTTTCGCTTGGGGCTGTTTATTTTGTGAGCTTCGATCAGAAAAGCAAAAGGGACGATAGGCATGTTGCTTGGCCCTTTCTGTGGAGTTACGGGTTTTGTATGAAAATATTAGGTGTTAGTCAGGGTGCTGCGAGTCACGTTGTACTGGAATGACAGGTTTTGTCTGAAAATATGAGCTGTTGGGGTTTTGCGTACGTGCTGCACATGTGTACAGCTACATACACCAATAGACAGGCAGGGTCTTGAGAACGTTCACCATTGAAACTTGCATAATTATGATACCGGCTGTTACTTTATTGACTCAAGTCTCatcacctccctcttcatcaaaaCACACTGAAAACAAAGATAAAAACCGGTTTCGTTTCATGGAAGGAAGCCTCACAACACACAGAAAACGGATGAAGCCGTTTCATTCTTACAAACCTGACTGTCATGTTAGAACTAACAATATTGAAACTTCCATGGAAGCTGCTACTTTATATTTTATTTGTCTCCtcttcattcaaaacacagaATTATAACAGAAACACGCCGCAGAGCTGCAGAGCACACAGAAAGAAAGTTGATACACCTGTTTCATTTTCGGGGGAGCAAACCGTAAAGTGTGAACGTGCACCATTGAAACTTACTTGGTTGCTGTAAGTGTTACTTTATCGTGTATCAATCCCTCCCTTCCAACAAATCACAcagaaaacagaagaaaaaacaacctgttctgaccatgttgaaaaaaaaagacctTTAAAACACAAATAGAAGACACAAAAAACTGTTTCATTTTCACAGAAGATTGAAGTCACAAGCATACTCCATGAAGCGCAATGCACACACGGGGAGGCACGTGCAGCATGTAGAGCAGTATGCTCGTTTCGCGAAGCACCGCGGAATCCCGCGGAAGGATGACAGTGTGTGACACTACCCGTAATAAACGCCATGGTGTCAGGGTTTCACAGTTAGCTCACAGGTGACACTGCTGACCCGGGTGGAGCGACAGGTTCGGGTGGCCTTACAGGGTTAAGTGAGAGTATgcgagagaggagggggggggggtgtggagaGACCTGTGTGTGACAATGTCAGGTTATCTATTATCCGATGGTTTGTCGTAAGCATCATGGTACCCGTTACGCCTGTTTCCGTGCTCAACCGCTAAAGTCTGGGAAGAAAATCTGGCGTTACAGGTTGCTTTGCAACGATGTGCTTCGTACCCGGAAACAGAAGCTGGGTAGAAAACCCGGCGTTGCAGGGTGCTTCGTAACGATGTGCTCCGTCCCCAGAAACAGGAGCTGGGTAGAATACGATGTATCTCGTTCAATACACTATCTTTGCTAAGAAGCTGAAGCTGGGTATACACAAATAGTGCAAAAAAGAGCACAAGGTTTATACGAAAACCGTCGTGACGGGTCAACATTGAGAACAAGAGAAGAATTTCTGCCTCACGTCTGGTCATGTAAAATTAACTAATCGGATAAATTCCTCAGTCATTTCGATGTAATCCGGGTACAATGTCAACATGACCTGTTGTATAAGTGTCAAGCAAATCATGCAACCGGGTGGAAATCTTGTCCGTGTGAGCGGATTTACCCGGGTCACCCAGAGAAGATGGAGCAGcgtcctttctcttgtgtgtgtgtgtttcaagaTGGCACCATTCAGCAAAaactcttttgtttgttttgcgcCTCGGCTTGGCTTACCGCCTGCATGTGTCTGTAGCTGTTTGGAAAGGCTTAGTCTTTCGTGTCttagagcgaaacaaagaaaggcgAGCGTGTTGCGTTTGTTTTGCTTTCATCGATAGGGTTGAGATTGCGGGCTTGCGGTTCTGACCTCGCGGTTTGAAAGAAGGCGCTTGTTTTGTAAAACTGAAAGAAGAGGGAAGATTGCtgtggactctctctctctctctctctctctctctctctctctctctctctctctctctctctctctctctctctctctttattcctccccctccctacccccctctctctttctctctctctctctctttctctcgctctctgtctctctctctgtctgtctctgtctctctttattcctccccctccctaccccccccttctctctctctgtgtgtctctctctctctctctc
The Littorina saxatilis isolate snail1 unplaced genomic scaffold, US_GU_Lsax_2.0 scaffold_845, whole genome shotgun sequence genome window above contains:
- the LOC138957658 gene encoding tyrosine-protein kinase RYK-like, coding for MRLKAVHSHRVTQAASGTFKRCSIRSELYYVREGIINNYALSFNMPINANIEEIFFTWQSLRDNPQMFYTMNFSVSNPRAMRTPEPDISLSGVVPNQPSVFKVSLPCSGLMSAEVDVRMQMNINIFSASNLTVLNFKRQKVCLKGQW